TGCTGAAATATCGCGATACAGTTCATCACTTCTCCGGTCATCAACGTGTCACAGGCGAATCCTAGCGTCGCTACCAGTACTGCGTTTTCCTAAAACACGTTTTCCCAAACGAGGCTTTCCTTAACGCCACGATTTTTTCCTAAAAATTGTACCGGAGAAAACATCATGACAATTCGGTTTAGGTTCACGTCTATTTTTCTGCTGCTGTTAAATATGCTCTTGTTCGTCCCGCTGTCTGCCAGAGCGGCCGTTGAACTGACGTTCTGGCATGGCATGGACAGCAATTTGAATACGGAACTGATTCGGTTGGTTAACCGATTTAATGAATCTCAGACGACATACCACGTTGAACCCATCTATAAAGGCAGCTATGAGCAGACGCTGGCTGCGGGAATTGCCGCGTATCGCACTGGTAACACACCGGATATTTTGCAGGTTTATGATGTCGGTACACCGAATATGATACATAGCGGGGCGATCATCCCGGTGTTCGAGCTGTTCAAGCAGGTTGGTATCGAGAATGACGAAAAGGCCTTTCTGCCCGCGGTGGCGCTGTTTTACAGCGACAGCCAGACCGGACATCTGATTTCCCAACCATTTAACAGCTCAACCCCCGTTCTCTACTACAACAAAGATGCATTTAGTAAGGCAGGGCTCGATCCTGATAAGCCGCCACGGACCTGGACGGAGCTGGCGTACGACGCGGCGCGGCTGCGTCAGAGTGGAATGACGTGCGGCTATACGAACGCAGGGCAGCAGGGTTGGATATTGCTGGAAGCGTTTAGCGTGTGGAACGGACTGCCGATCGCGACGAAAAACAATGGCTTCGACGGTGTCGATGCGCATCTGTTGGTGAACGGTCCGTTGCAGGTCGCACACATTGCCCAGCTTGCGCAGATGATGAAAAAGAATGAATTCAGTTATTTCGGCCGCAATGATGAAGGCACCGCCCGCTTTTATAACGGCGACTGCGGCATATTGACCGCCTCATCGGGTGGATTACGCAAGATTCAGAACTATGCCAAATTTCACTACGGTGTCGGCATGTTGCCTTACAGCGAAGAGGCCAAAGGTGCGCCGCAGAATTCGTTCATCGGAGGAGCAAGCCTCTGGGTCATGAAAGGCAAAGCGGCCTCGCATTATCAAGGTATTGCTGAATTCTTGCATTTCCTGACGCTGCCAGAAAATGCCGCTGAATGGCATCAGATGACAGGTTATCTGCCGGTGACGCAACCCGCTTACGAACTCACGCGCGAGCAAGGGTTTTATGTCAGATACCCCGGTAGCGATGTCGCTATGAAACAGCTCACCAACAAACCGCCACTGCCTTATACGCGCGGCTTCCGTTTGGGTAATATGCCGCAAATTCGCACCATCATGGATGAAGAGCTGGAGAAGGTCTGGGCAGAACAGGAAACACCACAGCAGGCGCTGGACAATGTGGTTTCGCGGGGCGATCGCCTGTTGCAGCATTTCGCGCAGTCGGTTTCCCGTCATTCGTGATATTCCCCGTTTATTTGGAGCTTTCGACTGATGACAAAGCAAAATAAAGGTAGGGTTCAGGACGTGATCGCGACGCAAAACGCGACGGTTCTGGCTGTGGCACATCGCGGCGTTTGGGCATCGGCACCAGAGAATTCGCTA
The genomic region above belongs to Pectobacterium colocasium and contains:
- the ugpB gene encoding sn-glycerol-3-phosphate ABC transporter substrate-binding protein UgpB yields the protein MTIRFRFTSIFLLLLNMLLFVPLSARAAVELTFWHGMDSNLNTELIRLVNRFNESQTTYHVEPIYKGSYEQTLAAGIAAYRTGNTPDILQVYDVGTPNMIHSGAIIPVFELFKQVGIENDEKAFLPAVALFYSDSQTGHLISQPFNSSTPVLYYNKDAFSKAGLDPDKPPRTWTELAYDAARLRQSGMTCGYTNAGQQGWILLEAFSVWNGLPIATKNNGFDGVDAHLLVNGPLQVAHIAQLAQMMKKNEFSYFGRNDEGTARFYNGDCGILTASSGGLRKIQNYAKFHYGVGMLPYSEEAKGAPQNSFIGGASLWVMKGKAASHYQGIAEFLHFLTLPENAAEWHQMTGYLPVTQPAYELTREQGFYVRYPGSDVAMKQLTNKPPLPYTRGFRLGNMPQIRTIMDEELEKVWAEQETPQQALDNVVSRGDRLLQHFAQSVSRHS